From Zingiber officinale cultivar Zhangliang chromosome 5B, Zo_v1.1, whole genome shotgun sequence, the proteins below share one genomic window:
- the LOC121986548 gene encoding mannan endo-1,4-beta-mannosidase 5-like has protein sequence MAGHMSVLPYRCYLLALLAIAGAVFTTPATAFVWRKGNQLLRDDGSVFLFNGFNAYWMIVEAAASPSPEASRVSTAFREAAAAGLSVCRTMAFNDGGELALQQSPGVYNENVFKALDFVVSEAKNQGFHLIMPLVNNWNALGGRAQYVKWARAAGENVSTDDDFYTNPTIKQYYKNHVLKVLTRVNTYTNVAYRDDPTIMAWQLINEPRCFADISGRTLTAWVQEMAAYTKSVDKNHLLGTGMEGFYGSSTPDKIQRYNPVAYQAGTDFITAHQVNEIDFTSVHIYPDKWLPQGPQQSEENQIAFMRQYLWSHSNDSMKVLQKPMVVGEFGNNRMNPDFSEQLRNNYYSAVYDTIYRIASVSYSLGGGMFWQLFPEGMENYDDGFGIVLPQNPSVAAIMKKHSDDMRALAGRA, from the exons ATGGCAGGACACATGAGTGTGCTCCCTTATCGTTGCTATCTGCTTGCGCTCTTGGCCATAGCTGGCGCCGTATTTACGACTCCGGCAACCGCTTTCGTGTGGAGAAAGGGCAACCAGTTGCTGAGGGACGACGGGTCGGTGTTCCTCTTCAACGGCTTCAACGCTTACTGGATGATCGTCGAAGCGGCGGCGTCGCCTTCTCCGGAGGCCAGCAGGGTCTCTACGGCGTTCCGGGAGGCGGCGGCCGCGGGGCTCTCCGTCTGCCGGACCATGGCCTTCAATGACGGCGGCGAGTTGGCGCTTCAGCAGTCGCCGGGTGTTTACAACGAAAACGTCTTCAAA GCTCTGGATTTCGTGGTATCGGAGGCTAAAAACCAAGGGTTCCATCTGATCATGCCCCTGGTGAACAACTGGAACGCCCTCGGGGGCAGAGCACAGTACGTGAAATGGGCTCGCGCTGCCGGTGAAAATGTATCGACCGACGATGATTTCTACACCAATCCCACCATCAAGCAATACTACAAGAATCACGTACTGAAAGTGTTAACGAGAGTGAACACTTACACCAACGTAGCTTACAGAGATGATCCCACGATCATGGCTTGGCAGCTCATAAACGAGCCCCGTTGCTTCGCCGACATCTCCGGACGAACACTCACC GCTTGGGTCCAAGAGATGGCGGCATACACCAAGTCCGTAGACAAGAATCACCTCCTCGGGACAGGGATGGAGGGCTTCTATGGGAGTtccaccccggacaagatccaaCGATACAACCCAGTAGCATATCAGGCGGGCACCGACTTCATCACTGCTCACCAAGTCAACGAGATTGACTTTACGAGCGTCCATATCTACCCAGACAAATGGTTGCCGCAAGGCCCGCAACAGAGCGAGGAGAATCAAATAGCGTTCATGCGGCAGTATCTGTGGAGCCATTCCAATGACTCGATGAAGGTGTTGCAGAAGCCGATGGTGGTGGGGGAGTTCGGGAATAATAGGATGAACCCGGACTTCTCCGAGCAGTTGCGGAACAACTACTACTCGGCGGTGTACGACACCATTTATAGGATCGCGAGCGTCAGCTACTCTTTGGGGGGCGGAATGTTTTGGCAACTGTTCCCGGAGGGCATGGAGAATTACGATGACGGTTTTGGGATCGTGCTGCCGCAGAATCCCTCGGTGGCTGCGATCATGAAGAAGCATTCCGACGATATGAGAGCGCTCGCCGGCCGAGCGTGA